Below is a window of Salvelinus sp. IW2-2015 linkage group LG11, ASM291031v2, whole genome shotgun sequence DNA.
CCACTTAttttaaagtggttgttccactggaatatttcataaggtgaatgcaccaattgtataAGTCGTCTggataaagagcgtctgctaaatgacttaaagaaatgtaaatgtaaaatgtagcgAGGACACAAGCCAACGCAGCGCATACAGGTCGCGTGGTGGTAGTATCATGTGCTTTGgtacaaaacggatgcactgctTATAGGACTGCATTTCAATTTGCTGAGAATATGTGTGGAGAGCTATTTTTAAATTGCATCGCGACGTCAAGGATCGTTAGGATAATgaagttttacgagggtattgtttgcagcgtgagtgaagatgcttgttgcgaaataggaagccgatttctagatttaactttggatggaGAATGACTTAAatcgagtctggaaggagagtttacagtgctAGCCAGACACCTACTATTTGTAATTTATCCGCGACATATTCTAAAGCCAGATCTGTCCAGATAGTGATGCTAGTCGTACGGGCGGTGTGGGAagcgatcgtttgaagagcatgcatttagttttactagcatttaagagcagttggagtggAAGGAGAGATGTATGAGCGTTTGAAGCTCAGTTTGGAGGGTTGTTTTAACCCACCAGTACCAGAGAAGAAGCCAGATGTATTtacagaatgtgtcgtctgccGTAGAGGGTGCGATCAAAAGAATCACCCGCGGCACAAGAAGCGACATCATTGATTATATACAGAGAGAAAATGATCGGAACCAAGAGATTTGAACCCCTTGTGGCACCCCATAAAAGACCGCAGAGGTCGCGGACAACAGCCCTCCGAttggacacactgaactctatctgagaagtagttagtgaaccaggcgagcatccatttgagaaaccaaggttgtgAGTCTGGCCGATAAGAAATacatgattgacagagtcgaaacgCTTGTAccaaggtcgatgaagacggcctgcacatactgtcttttatcgatggcggcggttatgatatcgtttaggaccttgagcgtggctgaggtgcacccgtgaccagcttggaaaccagattgcatagcggagaaggtacggtgggacagtgatctgtttgttcaattgtctttcgaagactttagaaaggcagggcaggatggatataggtctgtaacagtttgggtctagagtgtctccccctttgaagagggggatgaccgcggcagctttccaatctttagggatctcagacgatatgaaagagaggttgaacaggttagtaataggggttgcaacaatttcgggggatcattttagaaagagagggtccagattgtctagcccagctgatttgtaaggatccagattttgcagctctttcagagcattagctgtctggatttgggtgaaggagaagcggggaggggggcttgggcaagttgctgcgaggggtgcagagctgttggccggggtaggggtagctaggtggaaagcatggccagccgtaggaaaatgcttattgaaattctcgaatatcgtagatttatcggtggtgacagtgtttcctagcctcagtgcagtgggcagctgggaggaggtactcttattctccatggactttacggtgttccagaactttttggaattagtgcttcaggatgcaaatttctgtttgaaaaagctagccttagctttcctaactgactgtgtatattggttcctgacttccctgaaaagttgcatttcgcgggggctattcgatgcccatcacagtacgccacaggatgtttttgtgctggccaagggcagtcaagtctggagtgaaccgagggctatatctgttcttggttctacattttttgaatggggcatgcttatttaagatggtgacagaaaatgttgtagttggggatggaaatttctgaatttttgttggccttcctaagccagaattcagacacggctaggacatcagggttggcggagtgtgctaaagcaatgAATAAGACACATTTAGGGGGGTTtaccagtgctgtgataagatattgtgtaaaacaatgaatgtgaagaatgtatctgcactgtatgtgtgttagctagctagccagacaatTTTAGAGAAATTATTCCATAAATGTTtctaattaactgccaatatgccaacattccattcaatcAATGCAGaaaagttgtaaatgcaacatgtactgatattgtatcatataaaaGCATTCACAGCTTTCCTAGGGTGCATTCTTAAATTCACTctgctatctactccgatttcagaccacTCTCGTCTGAgcgtgccagagcgcagaataaccaATGAATTTATGAAGGTGCAACACCTGTTGAGTATGacaggtgtcagtaaacgtctgcaaaaaaagtCATTCGATTTTTTAAAGCCCAGACTGCACTCTGCGTGCACTCTGGCAGTCCAGAGTGAATTTATTAACACACCCCAAGAAAACAAAATCTGAGACATtaatggtctgtttacatatattttagaggctatttgtACAGAAAATGTGTAGAAAGCCTGTATAAACTGTATTCATAATTATATTACTATATTTTAGTTTGGCTATAattctattacacaatttctgatacatcacatgccttacttttatttcGCTCCACAAGTAAAGGCAGGAAATGCATTacctatgcctctactgccattcattccaattagacagttttttttatttctccctgaccaagattgCTGCCATTTTCgccccattctggaactttgagggatCGTGACATATTCCCTCtaataatttaataggatctctatggcatAAACCCAGCTGATTCTCACTGAAAAACAGGGTCCAATCTCAGAGTTTccaaacccagaggcgcaacatcgtaAGACTTCCGGGAATGCTCAAGAAAGAGACCAAACAGACCAGGCCGGGACTTGAGAAGTCGATGAGAGACATGAAACATTATTCCTAAAttgttaattttctcaaaatctaaaagcacaacctagattggagaagcagtttctgccaaGCGGCACTGTCTTTGGTCCAATGTTCCATCCATTCACCGTTCATTTCTTTCCTCTATGTGCGTCTCAGTTGTAATATTTTGATCATTGGGCTGTCAGTGATTGGTCGTATATTGAAAATTGGGCGGTTCTCTAGTTCATCCAAGGCGTGGCATAAACAACGCGGGAACTGGCGGGTTCTGTTACTTTTGTTTCGAGTCGAAAGTGTTACAACCCGCTCAACTGATTCCTTTTATTTATTGTGTGATAATCCTGATGGGCTCCCGCTCCAAGTTGTTCCTGGCGAAACACGTTGGAGGCAACGTTGCAAAGTTGCAGATTTATTCACAAAAGTTTAGTTAGTTcgcatgctaacgttagcttgaatTTGAGGCAGATACtgctgttagctaacgttagctagctaacgtttttcTTTGTTTTCAAAAATACAGCGGTTTGTATTAGATGATAGctctctagctagctaaccaaaacAGAACTTGTGTGACATGGAATCATTTCAGAAAGTGGAAAAGATTGGAGAAGGGACGTACGGAGTCGTGTACAAGGCAAAGAACAAAGTCACTGGAGAGACCGTTGCCCTCAAGAAAATCAGACTAGACACGTAAGTGGTGTCTGACTGACAGCTAGGTTAGCTGGCTATTGTTAGCCAGCTAATTGTCACCTTGGCAAGTAGCTGGCTCCTCCGTCGCTACCTAGTTGGCTATGTCGCTACCTAGTTACTTGACCTGAATTGATAACCAGTGAATCTTGAAAGTAGCCCATGTTATGCTAGCTTATAGCTAACTACCTGGATAGCTTAGTTAGCTTTTAAAGCTTTGTACGACAAACAAGGCACTGTCTTCACAGCTACTGCTATCATATGGCATTGGTCACATGGACTGTAACGTTCTCATAAGTAGATACAGCTATTTAGAACTAGAAATCACATCCAGACACATGTAGAAAAGAAAGGTATTATTAACTGCACCATGTTATACACATTACACAATGGATGGGCCCCATGCAATGTTCAAATTTATTTGGCTGACTTTGTGAGGAATGGGATGATAGTGTGATATTATGCTTTCTTAGGGAAACAGAGGGAGTACCAAGCACTGCCATCCGAGAGATATCACTCCTCAAAGAGCTCAGCCACCCAAATATTGTTGAGTATGTACCATTGAGCTACTTATGTTAAACACCAGCTTTCTCTGTTAAATTGTGATTACTTTGACATCTATGTACTTTCACACCGACAGGCTCCGTGATGTCATCCACACAGAGAACAAACTGTACCTGGTATTTGAGTTCCTACATCAGGACCTCAAGAAGTTCATggactcctcctctgtctctggtaTCGCTTTGCCACTTGTCAAGGTATTCAGACTGCACTGCACACACAATTTGTTTAGACTGACCAAAAAAAACAATAGGCCTTTAAAGGAATGAGTGATGCATttggcagacacttttatccaaagcaacttagtcacGCCTGCATAGCTTTTTTTCCTGGGTGTCCCCAGGAATTGAATGCACAACCCTGACATTGCAAGTGCTATGCTCTAATTGAGCCATACAGGACAACAGTGCCCCCACTGTGATTTGAGACATGTTTCAATCCCACTTGGGTCTTTGGCAGGTGGGCATATCATCTAGCTACTTTGCATTGTTATCAAGGTGAAAGACCCAAGTGAAAAGTACATGTATGGCAATTGTTTGAatgtttctgtatgtgtaatgttgtggttttgtttttttaccagaTTGTAGCATAACTCTGTTCTGGATTTTGTATGCCAGTGCTACATACATTTTGTCACCTGAAATGAAAACAATATGGTAACCTATCAGGTtgtgtgactgtctgtctccCTATGAATCTAattatggtgtgtgtgctgtgtgtttgcagAGTTACCTGTTCCAGCTGCTACAGGGTCTGGCCTTCTGTCACTCCCACAGGGTTCTCCATCGGGACCTGAAGCCCCAGAACCTGCTCATCAATGCCCAGGGGGAGATCAAGCTTGCTGACTTCGGTCTGGCTAGGGCCTTCGGGGTGCCTGTCCGCACCTACACTCATGAGGTGAGGCATACACCCACCATACACAATGCATACACTACACTGTATTTTGCTGTGTGGTTTTTAGTTGGTCAATGGCTAGCAATATTAGTGTTTCACTTGTGTTATGATCCTGTGAGCATCTCATGATTTTTGAGCCCATGATAGGGAAACTAACATGTATTAACATTTCTCAGGTGGTAACTCTATGGTACCGAGCTCCAGAAATTCTCTTGGGCTGCAAATACTACTCTACAGCTGTTGACATCTGGAGTTTGGGGTGCATCTTTGCTGAAATGGTACATTTATTGTCTGGCTATAATATTTTGCAGCTTCAATATTTTATAAAGCAAGGTCTCACTTCATCTCCAAACTTTCCAATTCGTTCTTCAGATCACTAGGAGGGCCTTGTTTCCAGGTGACTCCGAGATCGATCAGCTGTTCCGAATCTTCCGTACCCTGGGTACTCCGGATGAGGCGGCCTGGCCAGGGGTCACCTCCATGCCCGACTACAAGCCCTCCTTCCCAAAGTGGGCCCGGCAGGAGCTGTCCAAAGTGGTGCCCCCTCTGGATGACGACGGGAGAGAGCTTCTTGGGGTGAGAACTCTAACCACATTGACCACTTTAATGATGTTTTGGTATTGGGCTAGTACCAATAAAGTTAATACAATGTAATTACTTGAAATTAGTGCTCAGAGCTTCACACTTTGCTGTCACTGGCCGATTAAACATTTAATAGATTGTACCTTATTATGACATTTTCTTATTCTTCCAGCAAATGCTGGCCTATGACCCAAACAAGAGGATATCTGCTAAAAATGCCCTCGTCCATCGGTTCTTCCGTGACGTCACCATGCCAATGCCACACCTACGACTGTGAGACATGCAGACTGACAGGGACAATACATAGCGCAGGGTCTTTCCATGAGAGACATCTGAGCATAAGGACTGCCCCAGCTCTTATCCACACCTGCATAGTACAGTCCAGAAGATGGAAGAGATCACAGGGAAATATGGGTGCCATTGCAAAAATCATTCCAGCAGCTAAAACCAGCATTTTATAAATTAGATGTCCTGtgagtttttttctttctttctttacagCCATGAGTGCTTGTTATGTAGTGGAGAATGGATTGGAAAACTCCACAATTGTTTCAGCATTCGATTTGTATTGAAGGGGTTGTGTTAAGATTTTATCAAACTTGTTATGccaattttataaatgtttaatgaTTATAcataaagataaacttgttccaATTCTTCTATTGTCTTTTCAATTAATGTAATTTTGTATATTTACAGGTACTATATGTGGGTTAACATTCACAATCCTGTGCCAACTTTTGGCAAGCTCTTCATTTGAGTTAGGTTAACATTGTGTGACAATATGAAACATATGGTCTGTGTTATTTTGAAGATTTTTCATCAACATATTAATTAGGAAGTTCTATAGTATAGCCACAAACAAAAGGGGGAAAAGGAGGGTTAGTTACAAGTAAATTATCTTTGAACAATTGCAACATGTAGTGTTGATCCCAtgtcttgagctgaaataaatacaaaaaatcccagaaatgttccatatgcacaaaaagcttatttctcagatTTTTGTGTACAAATGTGTTTATCCCTGTTAGTCAGAATTTCTCCTTCGccaaagcccttttgtggggaaaaactaactCTGATTGGCTGGCTCCCCACTCCCCATGGCTGCAGCCCTGCCCAGCACAGGAGGTTTCTGGCTCCCCTCCCAATGGATGGCCCTgcccagcacaggaggttggtggcaccttaattggggagaatgggcttgtggtaatgactcgAGCGCAGTCAGTAGAATGGTATCAATtacatcaaacatgtggtttccaggtgtttgatgccattccatttgctccYGTCCggccattataatgagccgttTCCCTCTCAGCAGCCCCCAGCCAAgtgcaatccatagattagggcctaacgaatttatttcagttgactgagttccttgtatgaactgtaactcagtaaaatctctgaaattgttcTATGTTGAGTTTCTATTTATGTAGTATACGAATCACTTAGCTGCTGAGGgaattacattttgatttgttaaaatctAGTAAAGTATCGGCAGATGGCAGCACCACTGAACTTTTTCAGCATTTATACCGTTTCACGAGAGTAGACAAGCTGCGTACAGCCAATCATCGGTCGTTTTAATACGCCTTTCAGTAAAGCGCAATTCCGCATTGGATATTTTGTTTCCGCTCCTACCCGATACAAACAAGATGGCCGACGTTGTTGAAATCCATAAATTGAAGgtgagaatttaaaaaaaaaatgaatacaattCAATGTATACGGAATTATTCATAATCTAGCTTTATGTAAAATTGACAAGTGATTGAAAATATGCTTATTTTACGGTTTACAACGCCAGCTAATGTAGTTGTGCGGTAGTAATGCAGTGTGATATGCCTGCAAATGGAAGCTAGCTAAAAGTTATCGGCTGATGTGCTAACTAGTTTCAGTAGTTAACGAGATATATCTTTTGTCAAAATGGACTTTTCGTAGAAGGTTTAGGAGAATTTACGCAACAGGCtatgagaattaggttaaggttaggaaaatggttagggttagctagctaaattgcctaAAATCaactttttttaaagtaaaaaaacggTATCCCCATCTAGACATAAGCACATATTAACGTTAGTAGGCTTACGTTACTGTAAAACACAGAACGTCGTCAGTTTAACAGCTAGCTGTACGaattaatttagctagctaaatacattCTACCTTGCAAATTAATACGTTCGCTAGCTAAGGTTAGTGTGCAAAGTTTGCTCTATAGTCAACTAGCTTACTTTTATTGGGCTCGTTATTATTGGTTGGATAGCTAGCAGTTATTAACATTATTATTGTCAAAACTGCCCCTGTAACACCGTATACGGCAAGTTATTGTACATTTCACTATCTGTACTTTAGGCCTAGCTTGGTCTGTTGTCAAATTGCTGCATTGAGTTGTGTGCCAAAACTGTTTACTCATGTGGTAGCCATGTGCCTTATTATAGCACTGATTTGGTTCGTTGGTTGTAGTTtacctttaaaaaaacaacatttaatcaATGTTAATTTGCTACTGTATTATATGCATACCCTCTCCACTAACAAAGTGTTATACATTTGTTGACCCTAACTTCACCTTCAGTTGGCTGAGCTCAAGCAGGAGTGTGCTGTGAGGGGATTGGAGGTGAAAGGAAACAAAGGTGACCTTATTGGAAGGTTGCAGGCATACCTTGAGGAGCATGGTATGGTGGACTTGACTTTCTTGCATTAACACGCACTAATTTCTTAATAGCGCTGATTGTAcaatttaaatgtgtattttttttttgccttgtgCGAATGCGTAATGCCCCCAGccctgtgaatgttgacatggAGGGTTCACTTCAGTTCCATCTATTACACTATTAGCAGCATGCATTGTCATGTTTAGGTGTCGGTCTGTGGTTTCTTGTTTTTGCATAATAACAAACACGTTCCCTCAGATCTACTTATTCTCTTGTTTTGTTTCTGAACTcaccttaatttaaaaaaactacTGCAATATAAGCCTTACTCTTTTTTGGATGGTATCATGAATTCTCTTGATTTTTACAATTAACTGAATCTTAGTTTGatagatgtacagtgcattcgaaaaataTTCTGatcccttgactttccacatgttgttaaattgcagccttattctaaaattgatgaaatagtttagtttcctcaatctacacacaataccctataatgacaaggcaaaaacaggtttagaatttaacaaatgtattacaaataaaaaaaactgaaataacatttACGTAGGTATTCAAATCTTTAgtccgtactttgttgaagcagcgattacatcctagggtcttcttgggtatgacgctacaagcttggcacaccggtatttggggagcttctcccattcttctctgcagatcctctcaagctctgtcaggttggatggggagcacagATATTAagaggtatctccagagatgttccatcaggTTCAAGCTCTGGctcagccactcaaggacattcagagacttgttccgaagccactcctgtgttttcttggctgtgtgcttagagttgttgtcctgttggaaggtgaaccttcgctccagtctgaggtcctgagcaggttatcaaggatctctctactttgctctgttaatcctTTCCCCTCAATcctcactagtctcccagtccctgccgctgaaaaacatccccacagcatgatgctaccaccaccatgcttcactgtagggatggtgccaggtttcctccagacgtgacgctttgaggccaaagagttcaatcttggtttcatcagaccagagaatcttgtttctcatggtctgagagtcctttaggtgccttttggcaaaccccaagcgggctgtcatgtgccttttactgaggagtggcttccatctggccactctaccataaatgcctgactggtggagtgctgcagagatggttgtccttgtggaagattctcccatctccacataggaactctgtcagagtaatCAGCGTGTTctgagtcacctccctgactaaggcccttctcccctgattgctcaatttggccgggcggccagctcaaggaagagtcgtggtgggtccaaacttcttccatttaagaatgatggaggccactgtgttcttggggaccttcaatgctgcagacatgttttgctacctttccccagatctgtgcctcaacacaatcttgtctcagagctgcacggacaattccttcaacctcatggcttggtttttgctctgacgtacactgtcaactctgggaccttatctagaaaggtgtgtgccgttccaaatcacgtccaatcaattgaatttaccacaagttgtagaaacgtctcaaggatgaacaatggaaacaggatgcacccgagctcaattttgtgtttcatagtaaagggtctgaatactaatttaaatatgttatttatgttttagtttttttttatacgtttcaaaaaaacagtttttgctttgtcattatggggtattgtgtctagattgaatattttgtttaataaattttagaataaggctgtgacaatgtggaaaaattcaagtggtttaaatactttctgaatgcactatatgtaGCATTATTCACTCTGACAGGTGAAGTATGCATTCTCTAATGTACTATGCTCAGATAAACATGATTGTTTTTACAGCCAGCTTGTTGGCTTGACAATGTGAGGAAAATATATATTAAGCATGTTATGTTCCAGAAGATGAGGTGAATGAAGAGGAGGTCTTGGGAGAGTTAGAGGTAGGAATACTTCACTATTacaatattttggaatatttttaaatTTGTGGAGGATTTGTGGAGATCACGTGTGTATTTACAGGACGATCCTAAAGAGGAGGAAATCAATGAAAGACCTGCAGAAGAGGCCGCAGAAGAGGCAGCTGTACCTGAAAAGTCAGTACTctattcactcactcacacccacCTACCTATAGAATATTTTATGTCCTAATGGTTATTATGTGATTGAAGTAGGCCTAATCACTGTTATCATGATTCTCATGGTAAATTCAGCAGTTTTTCAACATTACATCATATTTTCTTAATTCAGTGTTAAGATGAAGCTTGATGTCAGCATGTTATTTTTGCTGTCTATGATTGCAATTCCTGATCAATTTCTTTTGCCATATGTACAAGACGTCTTTGGGGTATTATTTCAATAGACAGGTTTCCAGTGATCCACGTTTGTTCGACAAAAGCAATGTTGCAAAAATcattggaaacggcagatatagaAAGCATTTTCTAAAGATCATACATTTTTATCAGTTCTACAGGGGTTGATTTTTCTTTTGTTCAACTTTATTGCGACAAGTGAAGATGGTAACTTTTTCCAATAAATAATCATTGCCGACTAATTTTGAAGGTACGTGGGGCACGTGATGTCATGTATCTAAAGCTCCACACCACATTTAATTCTAATTCTAAATGCCTACAGctggcaaaataaaataaatccactataaaaatgtttctttgcaggaaaaGGTTTGTCCTGACTTTCACGAATGCCTGAATTTCTTTaacttgcttttctggttggct
It encodes the following:
- the cdk2 gene encoding cyclin-dependent kinase 2 isoform X2, with the translated sequence MESFQKVEKIGEGTYGVVYKAKNKVTGETVALKKIRLDTLRDVIHTENKLYLVFEFLHQDLKKFMDSSSVSGIALPLVKSYLFQLLQGLAFCHSHRVLHRDLKPQNLLINAQGEIKLADFGLARAFGVPVRTYTHEVVTLWYRAPEILLGCKYYSTAVDIWSLGCIFAEMITRRALFPGDSEIDQLFRIFRTLGTPDEAAWPGVTSMPDYKPSFPKWARQELSKVVPPLDDDGRELLGQMLAYDPNKRISAKNALVHRFFRDVTMPMPHLRL
- the cdk2 gene encoding cyclin-dependent kinase 2 isoform X1; amino-acid sequence: MESFQKVEKIGEGTYGVVYKAKNKVTGETVALKKIRLDTETEGVPSTAIREISLLKELSHPNIVELRDVIHTENKLYLVFEFLHQDLKKFMDSSSVSGIALPLVKSYLFQLLQGLAFCHSHRVLHRDLKPQNLLINAQGEIKLADFGLARAFGVPVRTYTHEVVTLWYRAPEILLGCKYYSTAVDIWSLGCIFAEMITRRALFPGDSEIDQLFRIFRTLGTPDEAAWPGVTSMPDYKPSFPKWARQELSKVVPPLDDDGRELLGQMLAYDPNKRISAKNALVHRFFRDVTMPMPHLRL